A window of the Lolium perenne isolate Kyuss_39 chromosome 7, Kyuss_2.0, whole genome shotgun sequence genome harbors these coding sequences:
- the LOC139833658 gene encoding uncharacterized protein — protein MKILGLNCHGLGGAAAVLSLLDVQKRRGADVIFLSETHLDEFPAECLRRRLRMDHKYVVRSDGRSGGLMLMWKKEIGVDLLFKCDNYIDVIIGRGVENIWRFTGMYGEPKWENKYLTWDYLRNLHAQCNMPWLVLGDLNEILYPFEKEGGNPRPLHFMQAFRDALVDCDLSDLGYVGDKFTWHRGHIRERLDRALSNEAWNNKFPHAVLENLPYCKSDHRPILLSLEEQLAHEHLGPKVLRFEAKWLKEAQFKDIVQQAWEQSGADLSNTDLAGRLSAVHKQLHKWDRYTLQRSKKRIRAAQRELEQVAVDDLSDENIEKQKQLALEIERLLEQEEIHWAQRSRVNWLQFGDKNTSYFHRSASTRRERNRIKRLRNDQGAWLEGTAYLNPMISDYFFDAFSTEVYDTDPELLSKVNPRVTNEMNEVLQ, from the coding sequence ATGAAAATATTAGGCCTCAACTGCCACGGTCTTGGCGGGGCCGCGGCAGTGTTATCGCTTCTGGATGTCCAGAAGCGTAGAGGGGCTGATGTCATATTCCTCTCAGAAACTCATCTAGATGAATTCCCTGCGGAGTGTCTGCGCAGAAGGTTAAGAATGGATCATAAATATGTTGTTAGGAGTGATGGACGCAGTGGTGGTCTCATGTTAATGTGGAAGAAGGAAATTGGAGTGGATCTATTGTTCAAATGTGATAATTATATTGATGTAATTATTGGCAGAGGAGTGGAAAACATATGGCGTTTCACGGGGATGTATGGTGAACCAAAATGGGAGAACAAATATTTGACTTGGGATTATTTGAGGAACTTGCATGCGCAATGTAATATGCCATGGCTTGTTCTTGGTGATTTAAATGAAATTCTGTATCCGTTTGAGAAAGAAGGAGGTAATCCAAGACCTCTACATTTTATGCAAGCATTCCGTGACGCCTTAGTGGACTGTGATTTATCTGACCTGGGGTATGTCGGGGATAAGTTCACTTGGCATCGGGGACATATAAGAGAAAGATTGGACCGGGCTTTATCTAATGAAGCTTGGAATAACAAATTCCCACATGCAGTGTTGGAAAATCTCCCATACTGCAAGTCTGATCATCGCCCTATTCTTCTTAGTTTGGAAGAACAACTGGCTCATGAACACTTGGGCCCAAAGGTGCTCCGTTTTGAAGCTAAATGGCTGAAGGAAGCACAGTTTAAAGACATAGTGCAGCAGGCTTGGGAGCAGTCGGGAGCAGATTTGAGTAATACCGATTTGGCGGGTAGGCTCTCAGCGGTCCACAAGCAGCTCCATAAGTGGGATCGTTATACTTTGCAGAGATCAAAGAAAAGGATCAGAGCTGCACAGAGGGAGCTGGAACAGGTGGCAGTGGATGACCTGTCAGATGAAAATATTGAGAAACAAAAACAGTTAGCTTTGGAGATTGAAAGGCTTCTGGAGCAAGAAGAAATTCATTGGGCACAGAGGAGCAGAGTGAATTGGTTACAATTTGGTGATAAAAATACTTCTTATTTCCATAGATCTGCTAGCACAAGAAGGGAGCGGAATAGAATTAAAAGATTGAGAAATGATCAGGGAGCCTGGCTAGAAGGAACTGCTTACTTGAATCCTATGATTTCTGAttatttctttgatgcattttcaACAGAAGTTTATGACACTGACCCAGAACTTCTGAGCAAAGTTAACCCCCGGGTTACTAATGAGATGAATGAGGTACTTCAGTGA
- the LOC139833047 gene encoding chaperone protein dnaJ 11, chloroplastic-like, with protein sequence MVSAPPLMQARAPAAAAAGIRRPASRRTVRCAVAVASAAPAGRCTLYEVLGLRAGATGGEIKAAYRRLARELHPDVAGTASDNFIRLHDAYATLSDPDSRARYDRDFVAQAYAQPPAWRPSPHSFCGRPRRTWETDQCW encoded by the coding sequence ATGGTCTCCGCTCCTCCGCTGATGCAAGCCAGGGCGCCGGCCGCAGCGGCAGCCGGGATCCGTCGGCCCGCCTCCCGCCGGACAGTTCGCTGCGCGGTGGCCGTCGCGTCGGCGGCGCCGGCCGGCAGGTGCACGCTCTACGAGGTGCTGGGGCTGCGCGCCGGCGCGACGGGCGGCGAGATCAAGGCCGCGTACAGGCGCCTGGCGCGGGAGCTGCACCCGGACGTGGCCGGCACTGCCAGCGACAACTTCATCCGGCTCCACGACGCCTACGCCACGCTCTCCGACCCGGACTCCCGCGCGCGCTACGACCGCGACTTCGTCGCCCAGGCATACGCGCAGCCGCCCGCCTGGAGGCCGTCGCCGCACAGCTTTTGTGGCCGGCCGCGCCGCACCTGGGAGACCGACCAGTGCTGGTAG
- the LOC139833373 gene encoding chaperone protein dnaJ 11, chloroplastic-like produces the protein MISAPPLMQTPASAAAAAGNRRPASRRTVRCAVAVASAAPAGRCTLYEVLGLRAGATGGEIKAAYRRLARELHPDVAGSPGDGFIRLHDAYATLSDPDARARYDRGVVAQAYAQPPAARPSPHSFWGRPRHTWETDQCW, from the coding sequence ATGATCTCCGCGCCTCCGCTCATGCAAACCCCGGCGTCGGCTGCAGCGGCAGCCGGGAACCGTCGGCCCGCCTCCCGCCGGACGGTGCGGTGCGCGGTggccgtcgcgtccgcggcgccCGCCGGCAGGTGCACGCTCTACGAGGTGCTGGGGCTGCGCGCTGGCGCGACGGGCGGCGAGATAAAGGCCGCGTACCGGCGCCTGGCGCGGGAGCTGCACCCTGACGTCGCCGGCTCGCCCGGCGACGGCTTCATCCGGCTCCACGACGCGTACGCCACGCTCTCCGACCCGGACGCCCGCGCGCGCTACGACCGCGGCGTCGTCGCCCAGGCCTACGCGCAGCCGCCCGCGGCCAGGCCGTCGCCGCACAGCTTCTGGGGCCGGCCGCGCCACACCTGGGAGACCGACCAGTGCTGGTAG
- the LOC139833372 gene encoding uncharacterized protein, with the protein MSVPCSDQEFRPVKAKAASLTPGVTAERYWCGRLAKVKQVEDFSDQFGMKFFMCASYEHDPPRSSASSSTRPPSPPPLCKWYHWIDTEQPDWARQEVEEKHRRAWATFFEEERQEKARANAKAERERQIQKLRAEQARNREVNQKRMDDDAARRFAEEEVRREAREAERKRLRERAAEAQAAEERGDKSGKWPRWTQGK; encoded by the exons ATGAGTGTGCCGTGCTCTGACCAGGAGTTTAGGccggtgaaggcgaaggctgcaagtttaaccccgggtgtgactgcggagcgttattggtgcggccgtcttgctaaggttaagcaggtggaggatttctccgaccagttcggcatgaaatttttcatgtgtgcgagctatgagcatgatccaccccgtagttcagcttcgtcgtccacGAGGCCGCCG TCTCCCCCGCCCCTATGCAAATGGTATCACTGGATAGACACGGAGCAGCCGGACTGGGCGCGGCAGGAGGTTGAGGAGAAACACCGGCGTGCGTGGGCAACATTCTTTGAGGAGGAGCGTCAGGAAAAGGCTCGTGCTAATGCTAAAGCAGAGCGAGAGAGACAGATCCAGAAGCTAAGGGCAGAACAAGCTCGTAATCGcgaggtgaatcagaagaggatggatgatgatgctgcacgtaggtttgcagaggaagaggtgcgcagggaggctcgtgaagcggagaggaagagactaagggaaagagctgcTGAAGCGCAAGCGGCGgaagaacgcggcgacaagtctggaaaatggccacggtggacgcagggaaagtag